The following are from one region of the Cystobacter ferrugineus genome:
- a CDS encoding POT family MFS transporter, whose amino-acid sequence MARTPSAPSSDRFPPQIPYIIGNEACERFSFYGMRNILTVFLIDYLLRNAVPDEGARSAQAKSLMHLFMAGVYFCPLLGGYLADRWFGKYKVILWLSLVYCLGHACLAIFENNATGFYTGLVLISLGSGGIKPCVSAMVGDQFTAENKHLVKKVFAIFYWTINFGSFFASLTIPLTLKHLGPAVAFGIPGVLMFLATLIFWGGRKYYVVVPPTGPNPHSFLKVVGSALRHRGQGGHWLDGATREHPAEAVEGAKAVLRVSGLLLPTIPFFWMLFDQKASTWVIQARAMDPHVGPVTFQPSQMQFVNPALVMILIPLLVGVVYPAFQKAGWELTPLRRMPIGLAVGALSYAIAGYFQVVMDQGTVLNISWQLLPYVVLTLAEILVSTTGLEFAYTQAPREMKGIIQSLWLLTTTLANVAVAIASALNVFSGAGQFFFYGGLALLAAGAMAFMARHYQVHDYYQQDVGGSVPDRAQPPPLADSSKAL is encoded by the coding sequence ATGGCCCGCACGCCCAGCGCTCCGTCCTCGGACCGATTCCCGCCTCAGATTCCCTACATCATCGGCAACGAGGCCTGTGAGCGCTTCAGCTTCTACGGGATGCGGAACATCCTCACGGTGTTCCTCATCGACTACCTGCTGCGCAACGCCGTGCCCGACGAGGGCGCGCGCTCGGCTCAAGCCAAGAGCCTGATGCACCTGTTCATGGCGGGCGTGTACTTCTGCCCGCTCCTGGGCGGCTATCTCGCGGATCGCTGGTTCGGCAAGTACAAGGTCATCCTCTGGCTGAGCCTGGTGTACTGCCTGGGCCACGCGTGCCTGGCGATCTTCGAGAACAACGCCACGGGCTTCTACACGGGCCTGGTGCTCATCTCCCTGGGCAGCGGCGGCATCAAGCCGTGTGTGAGCGCCATGGTGGGCGATCAGTTCACCGCGGAGAACAAGCACCTGGTGAAGAAGGTCTTCGCCATCTTCTACTGGACCATCAACTTCGGCTCCTTCTTCGCCTCGCTGACCATTCCCCTGACGCTCAAGCACCTGGGGCCGGCGGTGGCGTTCGGCATCCCGGGCGTGTTGATGTTCCTGGCCACGCTCATCTTCTGGGGCGGCCGCAAGTACTACGTGGTGGTGCCCCCCACCGGGCCCAACCCCCACTCCTTCCTCAAGGTCGTCGGCTCCGCGCTGCGCCACCGGGGCCAGGGCGGCCACTGGCTCGACGGCGCCACGCGCGAGCACCCCGCCGAGGCCGTGGAAGGCGCCAAGGCCGTGCTGCGCGTCAGCGGACTGCTGCTGCCCACCATCCCCTTCTTCTGGATGCTGTTCGACCAGAAGGCGTCCACCTGGGTCATCCAGGCGCGCGCCATGGATCCCCATGTGGGCCCCGTCACCTTCCAGCCCAGCCAGATGCAGTTCGTCAACCCCGCCCTGGTGATGATCCTCATCCCCCTGCTGGTGGGCGTCGTGTACCCCGCCTTCCAGAAGGCGGGCTGGGAGCTCACGCCCTTGCGCCGCATGCCGATCGGGCTCGCGGTGGGAGCGCTCTCCTACGCCATCGCGGGCTACTTCCAGGTGGTGATGGACCAGGGCACGGTGCTCAACATCTCCTGGCAGCTCCTGCCCTACGTGGTGCTCACGCTGGCGGAGATCCTCGTGTCCACCACGGGGCTCGAGTTCGCCTACACCCAGGCGCCGCGCGAGATGAAGGGCATCATCCAGAGCCTGTGGCTGCTCACCACCACGCTGGCCAACGTGGCGGTGGCCATCGCCTCCGCGCTCAACGTCTTCAGCGGCGCGGGCCAGTTCTTCTTCTACGGGGGGCTCGCGCTCCTGGCCGCCGGAGCCATGGCCTTCATGGCCCGCCACTACCAGGTGCACGACTACTACCAGCAGGACGTGGGGGGCAGCGTGCCGGATCGCGCGCAGCCCCCTCCCCTCGCGGACAGCTCGAAGGCGCTGTAG
- a CDS encoding class I adenylate-forming enzyme family protein, with product MSNLKARLEQFGSRPALVFRGSTISYAELCERAHAFTTLLTSEGIAPGECVALRGDFSPNTVALLIALADNRGIAVPLGRSARAQHASWLEIAQVTRLFDFNEDDTWSLSRVPWRGDANPLLSQLRSAGRAGIVFFSSGTSGTPKAMLHAVDRILEKFTRPREPRRTLSFLLLDHAGGINTLFGILTGGGTLVAPEGRTPESICALIQEHRVELLPTTPTFLNVMLLAEAHKRYDLSSLRLITYGTEPMPESTLKAVHRALPGVRIKQTYGLSELGALATRSEADDSLWIQIGGEGYEAKVEGGTLRVRTKMAMLGYLNAPSPFDAEGWMDTGDAVEVRGDYVRVLGRQSELINVGGQKVFPQEVENVILGVPNVKDVLVQGRASPVVGQVVVATVQLAQPEPADEVRKRVREFCKDKLDAFKIPAIVTVTEGDLSNERMKKARTRTAHV from the coding sequence ATGTCTAACTTGAAGGCACGACTCGAGCAATTCGGGTCCAGGCCCGCACTCGTCTTTCGCGGATCAACGATAAGTTATGCCGAGCTGTGTGAACGCGCCCACGCGTTCACGACGTTGCTGACGTCGGAAGGGATCGCTCCGGGCGAGTGCGTGGCACTTCGCGGAGATTTTTCCCCCAACACGGTGGCCCTCTTGATCGCGCTCGCTGACAACCGTGGCATCGCCGTTCCCCTCGGCAGATCGGCACGCGCGCAGCACGCCTCGTGGCTCGAGATCGCCCAGGTCACACGCCTCTTCGACTTCAACGAAGACGACACGTGGAGCCTGAGCCGAGTGCCGTGGCGGGGCGATGCGAATCCTCTCCTGTCGCAGCTGCGCTCCGCGGGGCGCGCGGGCATCGTCTTCTTCTCCTCCGGCACGAGTGGGACGCCCAAGGCCATGTTGCACGCGGTCGACCGGATCCTCGAGAAGTTCACGCGGCCACGAGAACCCCGCCGCACACTGAGCTTCCTGCTGCTCGATCATGCCGGTGGAATCAACACGTTGTTCGGCATCCTCACCGGCGGCGGAACGTTGGTCGCTCCCGAGGGCCGCACTCCGGAGTCGATCTGCGCGCTGATTCAAGAACACCGCGTCGAGCTCCTGCCAACGACGCCCACGTTCTTGAACGTCATGCTGCTCGCCGAGGCGCACAAGCGCTACGATCTCTCGTCGCTCAGGCTGATCACCTACGGCACCGAGCCCATGCCCGAGTCGACGCTCAAGGCGGTGCACCGCGCCCTGCCAGGTGTCCGCATCAAGCAGACCTACGGCCTGAGCGAGCTTGGCGCGCTCGCCACGCGCTCCGAAGCCGATGACTCGCTTTGGATCCAGATCGGCGGCGAGGGGTACGAAGCGAAGGTCGAAGGGGGCACGCTGCGCGTGCGCACGAAGATGGCGATGCTCGGCTATCTCAACGCGCCCTCGCCGTTCGACGCCGAGGGGTGGATGGATACGGGCGACGCGGTCGAGGTGCGCGGCGACTACGTGCGCGTCCTCGGCAGGCAATCCGAGCTCATCAATGTCGGCGGCCAGAAGGTCTTTCCCCAGGAGGTCGAGAACGTCATCCTCGGCGTGCCCAACGTCAAGGACGTGCTCGTGCAGGGGCGGGCGAGCCCCGTCGTCGGACAGGTCGTCGTGGCGACGGTGCAGCTTGCCCAGCCCGAGCCGGCCGATGAGGTCCGCAAGCGGGTGCGCGAGTTCTGCAAGGACAAGCTGGATGCCTTCAAGATTCCCGCGATCGTGACGGTCACGGAGGGTGATCTCTCCAACGAGCGCATGAAGAAGGCGCGCACCAGGACGGCTCATGTCTGA
- a CDS encoding SDR family NAD(P)-dependent oxidoreductase yields MSEKALVIVSGGSRGLGEHLVRALLADGHTVATFSRGKTPFIDGCMAEHPERFYWEECDITDAPRLDRFVAECTRRFGPVGTLINNAAFATDGLFLFTRRNDMHKALAVNVEAVMNLTQTCLAGMIRARKGIIINVSSVSAVRGIKGVAAYGATKAAVDGFTRGLAREVGSQGIRVNSVALGYFESAMSTALLDSDQVKKIVERTPLKRVGHIEEMVGVIRFLMSPAAGFITGQTLLVDGGLTC; encoded by the coding sequence ATGTCTGAGAAAGCCCTCGTCATCGTGAGTGGTGGAAGCCGTGGACTGGGCGAGCATCTGGTGCGCGCGTTGCTCGCGGACGGCCACACGGTCGCGACGTTCAGCCGTGGCAAGACGCCCTTCATCGACGGCTGCATGGCCGAGCACCCGGAGCGCTTCTATTGGGAGGAGTGCGACATCACCGACGCGCCGAGGCTCGATCGCTTCGTCGCCGAGTGCACGCGCAGGTTCGGCCCGGTCGGCACGCTGATCAACAACGCGGCGTTCGCCACCGATGGGTTGTTTCTCTTCACGCGACGAAACGACATGCACAAGGCCCTCGCCGTGAACGTGGAAGCGGTCATGAACCTGACGCAGACGTGCCTGGCCGGCATGATTCGCGCGCGCAAGGGCATCATCATCAACGTCTCGTCCGTCTCCGCCGTGCGCGGCATCAAGGGGGTCGCGGCGTATGGGGCGACCAAGGCCGCCGTGGATGGCTTCACGCGCGGGCTCGCACGAGAGGTCGGCTCGCAAGGCATTCGCGTCAACTCGGTCGCGCTCGGCTATTTCGAGAGCGCGATGAGCACGGCGCTGCTCGATTCGGATCAAGTGAAGAAAATCGTCGAACGTACGCCGCTCAAGCGCGTCGGCCACATCGAGGAGATGGTCGGCGTGATTCGTTTCCTGATGTCCCCGGCCGCCGGGTTCATCACCGGGCAAACGCTCCTGGTCGATGGAGGACTGACATGCTGA
- a CDS encoding thioester reductase domain-containing protein: MLKIKDVVCKAINEVLAEDGRKLESTADETKLSMLGLDSLSMARVIVTLDDECEVAPFTQGGVDVTSIRTLGDLYRAYSLAPVEGAKASTFVEADVVLAADVVPSPVRASGSKEILLTGATGFLGSHLLDELLNQTDAVIHCLVRADDANAALTRVAKSMERRGLPLGDRLRRVRAVVGDVSQPRFGLSTKEYEELASRVGVVHHCAAWINFLYPYATLKPSNVVGTEEALRFACAGRTKEFHYISTLGVFCGLQHARSTVSESTPVGPCGPMALGYEETKWVAEQLVVEARGRGLPVTIYRTPFLTGHSATGAWDATDLYRLMLEGCIQMGAAPDWDHEMAAVPVDCVSRGIIRLSLQESSLGKIFHMSHSAPITWSYFVKQLDSHGYPLRLVPVAEWLRMLFGAIDRREPNALAPVRPLFTPNAEDGKTILDRLARDRVAILGCEQTQAVLAASGVSCPAFTPELLVRYAARAVGEPARRADAG; the protein is encoded by the coding sequence ATGCTGAAAATCAAAGACGTGGTCTGCAAGGCCATCAATGAAGTGCTCGCGGAAGATGGACGGAAGCTCGAATCGACCGCCGACGAGACGAAGCTGTCCATGCTCGGACTCGACTCCCTGTCCATGGCGCGGGTGATCGTCACCCTGGATGACGAATGCGAGGTGGCCCCGTTCACCCAGGGCGGGGTCGACGTGACGAGCATCCGGACGCTCGGCGATCTCTACCGGGCCTACTCCCTCGCGCCGGTAGAGGGCGCGAAGGCTTCAACGTTCGTGGAGGCGGACGTGGTGCTCGCCGCGGACGTCGTCCCGTCCCCCGTCCGGGCCAGCGGTTCCAAAGAGATTCTCCTGACGGGCGCTACGGGCTTCCTGGGCAGTCATCTGCTCGATGAACTTCTCAACCAGACAGACGCGGTCATCCACTGTCTCGTTCGCGCCGACGACGCCAACGCAGCCCTCACGCGCGTGGCGAAGAGCATGGAACGCCGCGGTCTGCCTCTCGGTGACCGACTACGTCGCGTCCGCGCCGTCGTGGGGGACGTCTCGCAGCCGCGCTTCGGACTCTCCACGAAGGAGTACGAGGAGCTCGCGTCACGGGTCGGGGTCGTCCACCACTGCGCGGCGTGGATCAACTTCCTCTATCCCTACGCGACCCTCAAGCCGTCGAACGTCGTCGGCACCGAGGAAGCGCTCCGCTTCGCGTGCGCGGGCCGCACCAAGGAGTTCCACTACATCTCCACGCTCGGCGTCTTCTGCGGGCTGCAACACGCGAGGAGCACGGTGAGCGAGTCGACTCCGGTCGGACCCTGTGGGCCGATGGCGCTCGGCTACGAGGAGACCAAGTGGGTCGCGGAGCAGCTCGTCGTCGAAGCGCGTGGCCGCGGCCTGCCCGTCACCATCTACCGCACGCCCTTCCTGACGGGGCACTCCGCCACCGGTGCGTGGGACGCCACGGATCTCTACCGCCTGATGCTCGAGGGCTGTATCCAGATGGGCGCCGCGCCGGACTGGGACCACGAGATGGCCGCCGTCCCCGTCGACTGCGTGAGCCGCGGCATCATCCGCCTGTCGCTCCAGGAGTCGTCCCTCGGGAAGATCTTCCACATGAGTCACTCCGCGCCGATCACCTGGAGCTACTTCGTCAAGCAACTCGACTCCCACGGCTATCCCCTCCGCCTCGTTCCCGTCGCGGAGTGGCTGCGGATGCTGTTCGGCGCGATCGATCGGCGGGAGCCCAACGCGCTCGCCCCCGTCCGCCCGCTCTTCACGCCGAACGCCGAGGACGGCAAGACGATCCTCGACCGCCTGGCTCGCGACCGCGTGGCGATCCTCGGTTGCGAGCAGACCCAGGCGGTCCTGGCCGCATCCGGCGTGAGCTGTCCCGCCTTCACGCCGGAACTGCTGGTGCGGTACGCGGCGCGCGCGGTGGGTGAGCCGGCGCGCCGCGCCGACGCGGGCTAA
- a CDS encoding AAA family ATPase, with product MRLRRIHIKGFKSIVDQTVWLGRVNCFIGANGVGKSNVLEAVGVLGAAASGRVDDEAIIRRGVRAGLPRLFKTSFADSQIPPHITLEALGAPRAIFRVSLLNPLKNPKPAWSFKTEVLSSGDKTIVSRAPPDKKKTLDESAGLSALKRVELPPDDPASLLLKALQGYAIYTPNTPALRATVQDPQTRAPVGLAGGGLAEGFEALKRAVDEDRLDDVLGLIDWVSDVNATETAGALLSPTVPRAQQVLKFTDRFMNSMRNTLTAHDASEGALYVLFAAVLCLSPSAPSVFAIDNLDSALNPRLVTRLVERLAGWLSQGDPNRQLLFTAHNPTVLDGLKLDDDEVRLFAVERNSVGHTTVRRIEVTPELRKLNEQYPLSRLWAMGHLGAVPNV from the coding sequence ATGAGACTTCGCAGAATCCACATCAAGGGCTTCAAGTCCATCGTCGACCAGACCGTCTGGCTCGGGCGTGTGAACTGCTTCATCGGCGCCAACGGCGTGGGTAAGAGCAACGTCCTCGAAGCCGTGGGCGTCCTCGGCGCGGCGGCATCGGGCCGTGTGGATGACGAGGCCATCATTCGCCGCGGCGTGCGCGCGGGACTGCCCCGCCTGTTCAAGACCTCTTTCGCCGACTCCCAGATCCCCCCTCACATCACGCTGGAGGCGCTGGGCGCGCCCCGCGCGATCTTCCGCGTGTCACTGTTGAATCCGCTCAAGAACCCGAAGCCGGCGTGGTCGTTCAAGACGGAGGTTCTCTCCTCCGGAGACAAGACGATCGTGAGCCGTGCGCCGCCAGACAAGAAGAAGACTCTCGACGAGTCCGCAGGACTCTCGGCGCTGAAGAGGGTCGAGCTGCCACCAGACGATCCGGCGTCACTTCTCTTGAAGGCGCTGCAGGGGTACGCGATCTACACGCCCAACACACCCGCTTTACGCGCGACGGTCCAAGACCCCCAGACACGTGCGCCCGTGGGACTCGCGGGTGGCGGGCTGGCCGAGGGCTTCGAGGCCTTGAAGCGAGCGGTGGACGAAGATCGCCTCGACGACGTACTGGGGCTCATCGACTGGGTGAGCGATGTGAACGCGACCGAGACCGCCGGCGCGCTGCTCTCGCCGACGGTCCCTCGCGCGCAGCAGGTGTTGAAGTTCACCGATCGCTTCATGAATTCCATGCGCAACACGCTCACGGCCCATGACGCGAGCGAGGGCGCGCTCTACGTGCTGTTCGCTGCCGTCCTCTGCCTCTCGCCGTCAGCACCCTCTGTCTTCGCCATCGACAATCTCGACTCGGCACTGAACCCGCGGCTGGTGACGCGCTTGGTCGAGCGTCTCGCCGGCTGGCTATCTCAGGGAGATCCCAACCGGCAGCTCCTCTTCACGGCACACAACCCCACCGTGCTGGATGGGCTCAAACTCGACGACGACGAGGTCCGGCTCTTCGCGGTGGAGCGCAACAGCGTGGGACACACCACCGTCAGGCGCATCGAGGTCACGCCAGAGCTGCGGAAGCTGAACGAGCAGTATCCGCTCTCTCGGCTGTGGGCGATGGGCCACCTCGGAGCCGTGCCCAATGTCTGA
- the uvrA gene encoding excinuclease ABC subunit UvrA, whose product MSEPDTLSIRGAKEHNLKNISLDIPKKKLVVFTGVSGSGKSSLAFDTLYAEGQRRYVESLSAYARQFLGQMEKPRYDTIRGLSPTISIEQKAASNNPRSTVGTVTEVHDYLRVLYASVGVQHCPNCGQRVGKQSAQQIVDTLMGSPAGTKAMVLAPVVSNRKGEHKDILTEALKRGFSRARIDGKVKSLEEKIELDKKSKHDIALVIDRVTIKPEGKQRLTDSVETALREGKGLLILTNETGDPASDRVMSELNACHACGLSFGELTPSSFSFNNPLGMCSDCNGLGTKAEMDPERIVPDASRTIREGAVEPWATSMNRGEGWTADFVDSLANAFGIDLDTPYAKLPAKAKKILMYGVDGKSFNVKWGDGGNYEMEWEGLVNKLMRSFKTTTSEAARAYYQKFFSDKPCPTCDGARLKPESRAVKVHGRSIVELSRLTIGDSLRWLKELKLTETERKIATELLKEIRSRLGFLEDVGLNYLTLDRTASTLSGGESQRIRLASQMGSELTGVIYILDEPSIGLHQRDNGKLLGTLKRLRDLGNSVVVVEHDEETMEEADYLVDFGPGAGELGGQVVAAGTPAEVMDNEKSLTGAYLSGRKEIEVPAQRRAPGKNKVTIQGARENNLKDVTVDIPLGLFVAVTGVSGAGKSTLINEILYPAAARALYESREVPGKHKAVLGLENLDKVIDIDQRPIGRTPRSNPATYTKLFDSIREVFALTPEARAFGYTAGRFSFNIKGGRCEACEGDGVKLVEMHFLADVYVPCEVCGGKRFNEATLRVRYKGKNIAEVLDMSVREAMQLFAAHKDIMRVLQTLEDVGLGYIRLGQSSPTLSGGEAQRIKLARELARVATGRTLYILDEPTTGLHFEDIRKLLQVLNRLVEAGNTVLVIEHCLDVIKSADWVIDMGPEGGAAGGQLLATGTPEQVAEVKESHTGRYLKYVLTKTRRHRVGQRPPEVASPAA is encoded by the coding sequence ATGTCCGAGCCCGACACCCTCTCCATCCGTGGAGCCAAGGAGCACAACCTCAAGAACATCTCCCTGGACATCCCCAAGAAGAAGTTGGTGGTGTTCACCGGCGTCTCCGGGTCCGGGAAGAGTTCACTCGCGTTCGACACCCTCTACGCCGAGGGGCAGCGACGCTACGTGGAAAGCCTGTCGGCCTATGCCCGGCAGTTCCTCGGGCAGATGGAGAAGCCCCGGTACGACACCATCCGTGGCCTGTCTCCCACCATCTCCATCGAGCAGAAGGCGGCCAGCAACAACCCCCGTTCCACCGTGGGCACCGTCACCGAGGTGCATGACTACCTGCGCGTGCTCTACGCCTCGGTGGGAGTGCAGCACTGCCCCAACTGCGGCCAGCGCGTGGGCAAGCAGAGCGCCCAGCAGATCGTCGACACGCTCATGGGCTCGCCCGCGGGCACCAAGGCCATGGTGCTCGCTCCCGTGGTGAGCAACCGCAAGGGCGAGCACAAGGACATCCTCACCGAGGCGCTCAAGCGCGGCTTCTCGCGCGCGCGCATCGACGGCAAGGTGAAGAGCCTGGAGGAGAAGATCGAGCTGGACAAGAAGTCCAAGCACGACATCGCGCTCGTCATCGACCGGGTGACGATCAAGCCCGAGGGCAAGCAGCGGCTGACGGACTCGGTGGAGACGGCGCTGCGCGAGGGCAAGGGCCTGCTCATCCTCACCAACGAGACGGGAGACCCCGCGAGCGACCGCGTCATGAGCGAGCTCAACGCGTGCCACGCCTGCGGCCTGTCCTTCGGCGAGCTGACGCCCTCCTCGTTCTCCTTCAACAACCCGCTGGGCATGTGCTCGGACTGCAACGGCCTGGGCACCAAGGCGGAGATGGACCCGGAGCGCATCGTCCCGGACGCCTCGCGCACCATTCGCGAGGGCGCGGTGGAGCCGTGGGCCACCAGCATGAACCGGGGCGAGGGCTGGACGGCGGACTTCGTGGACAGCCTCGCCAACGCCTTCGGCATCGACCTGGACACGCCCTACGCCAAGCTGCCCGCCAAGGCGAAGAAGATCCTGATGTACGGCGTGGACGGCAAGAGCTTCAACGTGAAGTGGGGCGACGGCGGCAACTACGAGATGGAGTGGGAGGGGCTCGTCAACAAGCTGATGCGCAGCTTCAAGACGACCACCTCCGAGGCCGCGCGCGCCTACTACCAGAAGTTCTTCAGCGACAAGCCCTGCCCCACGTGTGACGGCGCGCGCCTCAAGCCGGAGAGCCGGGCGGTGAAGGTGCATGGCCGCTCCATCGTGGAGCTGAGCCGGCTGACCATCGGAGACTCGCTGCGCTGGCTCAAGGAGCTGAAGCTCACGGAGACGGAGCGGAAGATCGCCACCGAGCTGCTCAAGGAGATCCGCAGCCGCCTGGGCTTCCTCGAGGACGTGGGCCTGAACTACCTGACGTTGGATCGCACCGCGTCCACGCTGTCCGGCGGCGAGAGCCAGCGCATCCGGCTCGCCTCGCAGATGGGCAGCGAGCTCACGGGCGTCATCTACATCCTCGACGAGCCGTCCATCGGCCTGCACCAGCGAGACAACGGCAAGCTGCTCGGCACGCTCAAGCGCCTGCGCGACCTGGGCAACTCCGTCGTCGTGGTGGAGCACGACGAGGAGACGATGGAGGAGGCGGACTACCTGGTGGACTTCGGCCCCGGCGCGGGAGAGCTGGGCGGCCAGGTGGTGGCCGCGGGCACGCCGGCCGAGGTGATGGACAACGAGAAGAGCCTCACCGGCGCGTACCTCTCCGGCCGCAAGGAGATCGAGGTGCCCGCCCAGCGCCGGGCCCCGGGCAAGAACAAGGTGACCATCCAGGGCGCCCGGGAGAACAACCTCAAGGACGTGACGGTGGACATCCCCCTGGGCCTGTTCGTGGCCGTCACGGGCGTGTCCGGCGCGGGCAAGTCCACGCTCATCAATGAAATCCTCTACCCCGCCGCGGCGCGCGCGCTCTACGAGAGCCGTGAGGTGCCGGGCAAGCACAAGGCGGTGCTGGGGCTGGAGAACCTGGACAAGGTCATCGACATCGACCAGCGGCCCATCGGGCGCACGCCGCGCAGCAACCCGGCGACGTACACGAAGCTCTTCGACAGCATCCGCGAGGTGTTCGCCCTGACGCCGGAGGCGCGCGCGTTCGGCTACACCGCCGGGCGCTTCTCCTTCAACATCAAGGGCGGGCGCTGCGAGGCGTGCGAGGGAGATGGCGTGAAGCTCGTGGAGATGCACTTCCTGGCGGACGTGTACGTGCCGTGCGAGGTGTGCGGGGGCAAGCGCTTCAACGAGGCCACGCTCCGGGTGCGCTACAAGGGCAAGAACATCGCCGAGGTGCTCGACATGAGCGTGCGCGAGGCGATGCAACTGTTCGCCGCGCACAAGGACATCATGCGCGTGCTCCAGACGCTGGAGGACGTGGGCCTGGGCTACATCCGGCTGGGGCAGAGCTCGCCCACGCTGTCGGGCGGCGAGGCCCAGCGCATCAAGCTGGCGCGGGAGCTGGCGCGCGTGGCCACCGGCCGCACGCTCTACATCCTCGACGAGCCCACCACGGGCCTGCACTTCGAGGACATCCGCAAGCTGTTGCAGGTGCTCAACCGGCTGGTGGAGGCGGGCAACACGGTGCTCGTCATCGAGCACTGCCTGGATGTCATCAAGAGCGCGGACTGGGTGATCGACATGGGCCCCGAGGGGGGAGCGGCCGGAGGACAGCTGCTCGCCACGGGGACGCCGGAGCAGGTGGCCGAGGTGAAGGAGAGCCACACCGGGCGCTACCTCAAGTACGTGCTGACGAAGACGCGACGCCACCGCGTGGGCCAGCGGCCCCCCGAGGTGGCGTCCCCCGCCGCCTAA